AGTCAAAGTAGCCGCCTGCATTAGAATTTAACGTGGGGTCGTAGTACGCCGCCTTGTACCACTCATCTTCGCTGGGAAGAAACCAAGTCGCACCGGGGTTACGACTGATGCTGTTGTTCGTAATTCCCTCGTCCGTGATCGTGTAAGCACCGGTTTCCGTGTTGCCCGTCCCCTGCCCATTGTGAAGCCAGTTCGTGTAACGCAACGCGTCATAGAAACTAACGTACACCACCGGGTTCTCGCCACGGTTTGAATTGACCGTATAGCCAAAGCTACCGGACGATCCGTTTTGGCTGATGCCACCATTAGTCCCCGACATTTCTGAGTTGTAAAGGCTGTAGGTATCGGTGGCCGCCACAGCAGTCAGAAACGCCGCGTACTCGCTGTTGGTGACCTCGGTGGCACTGATCCGGTATTAATAATCGACCGCACCATAACCGGTGTCATCGTCGGCGTTATTGATATTGCCTACCGTCACCATCAGGCTCGCATCGGCTTGCTGACTGATGAGAAGCGTCAAGAAGCCGGCAGAGGTCAAAAGGACAAATCGAGAAAACAGCATCGGAAAACCTTTCGTAGGCGAGAAAACAAACGCCAATCAGGGGGTTGGGGCCGGGGAGAAAGATGAACTAAAAATAAATGTCGTCAATCGCGGCCATTTCGAACTCCGAAGGATTTAAGCGTCCCTTTGAGTTTTCAAAAGATCTGTGTTTGCGTCAAGCATTTTGTAGAGCTGACAGCTTTTCAGGGTGCAAAAGTTGATTCGATGATCCGTTCAATCAACGGGTCAAGAACGATCAGGCCCCGCCAGCATGCGAGCCCCGGCATTCCCTGGAAGCTACCGAATTGAAAAGCAACCTCTGATACGTCCGAAGACTCAGGTCACTGACGATTCCAGGATTCAAATATGCTCGCAAATCGTAAAGCCCAGAACTCTCCAACAAATGGCAACGAAAGAATCACTGGCAAAAGTACGCGATACGCTCCTGAGTCGCGGCTCCCCTGCCACGGGCCGTTCTTTATCGCCACGCTCCGTCCAATCGTATTTGTTGACGATGGTCTCCTGCCTGAACTGGGCAAATGAAAAGGGCTGGTTAGGCCAGAGGGTATCCAGTCCTTTGGATGCTAATGAGGTTAGGCGATTCCTGGCGGCTGTCGCCGAGGAATGTCCGCATGATCCCGTTGGATGGACTCAGCTTGCCCAGGTGCAGTTGTGGATGGGTTTGAGGCTCAACGAAGCTATGGTACTCTCGCACGATAAGAATACAGACATTCGCATCTTTCACGACGAGATTACTTTCAGCGGCAGAGTACAGAAAAACGGGCAGAAACAGTCTATTCCAATTGTCAGCCCGGAATTCCTTGACCTAATATCATCGCAGAGAATAGGATTTGTAGTAGATCTGGTAGGACAGAAAGGCCAACGACCTACGACGCCTTATGCTGGCAGGGTGCTCGCACGAGCTGGAAGACGGGCTGGAATTGTTGTGAGCGGATCAGGAAAGTCAGCCAGTGCGCATGATCTACGACGCACATGCTTGCAGAACTGGGCCGATGATGGCGTAGCTCCTGCGGATCTCCAGCACTTGGCACGGCACGCCAGCCTGGACGTAACTCAGAAATACTACATAAAGAAAAACAATAGCGTTCTTCGGGATCGCGTTTTTCAGGTACAGAATAGGTACACAATTCCATGAAAGCCTACGTATACAGTCTGAACGTGATGATGCCCCATCACGCGTTCCGACTGCTTCTGCCGTTTTTCATTTGCTTGCTGCTACCCTCAATCCGACTCACCGCCGCAGAGTCACAAGATCAAAATGAGATCGATTTTTCTCGTCAGATCCTGCCAATTCTGTCTGACAAGTGCTTTGTCTGTCACGGCCCTGATGCCCAGGAAGAAGACAGTTTACGTTTGGATTCCATGGAAGCAGCCACCGCCGATCGGGGTGGGTACCAAGCGATCAATCCCAAGCATCCGGATGAAAGTGAACTGCTAACCCGAATCCATTCTTCGGATGACCCGATGCCACCCGAAGATGCCGAAAAGCGGTTAACAGAGGAAGAGCGCAGCCTACTGACCCGCTGGATTAAACAGGGTGGACAGTACGCAAAACACTGGGCGTTTGTTCCGCCCACCAAGCAACTGCCAGAGGCGCAGCAGAACGATGATGGCAGCACGATCATTGATGCCTACATTTCTCAGCAATTGGCACCCATAAACATTGACTTGGCCCCGGAAGCAGATCGCGCCACCTTAGCGCGACGCGCGTCCCTTGTCTTGACCGGGTTACCCCCCACTCCCGATGCATTAGAAGCTTACCTGAATGACTCCAGCGATAGCGCTTACGAAACGTTCGTCGACCATCTGCTCGAAAAACCCAGCTACGGAGAACACCAGGCCAGGTATTGGCTGGATGCCGTCCGCTATGGCGACACCCACGGCTTGCACTTAGACAATCGACGAGGCATTTTCCCATATCGAGATTGGGTGGTTCGTTCACTCAACGAAAATCTCCCCTTGGACGAGTTCATCACTTGGCAATTGGCGGGCGACTTGCTGCCCAATGCAACATTGGCACAAAAATTGGCAACGGGCTTTGTCCGGATGAACCCAAGCACCTCCGAGGGTGGCGCGCTACCGGAAGAGTTCCAGGCCAAAAACAATTTCGACCGTACGGAAACAGTTGGTACCGTGTTGCTGGGTATGACCCTAACTTGTGCCCGATGTCACACGCACAAATACGACCCAATCACCCAAACCGAATACTATCAACTTTTCGCGTTTTTCAACAACACAGCCGAGTCATCGATGGACGGCAATGCCTACATCTATGGCCCCACGGTGAAAGCGCCCAAAGATCAAACAGCTTGGCAACAATGGCATCAATTAAACAAGCAGCGTGATGAGTTACTTGCCAACTTTGAAACCACATCCAAGACAGATCGATCGACAGAAGAAACCCAAAAGTGGGAAAACGCCACTCCAACCCAACGACTCCAGTCGATCACCGCCGAAGATGGCCCCCGCTCCGACCACCCGCTCAGGGCCCAGGCGACAGAATTAGCGAAGGCGATCGCGGCGGCTGAATCAGAGTTCACCACGAGCTTGGTGGCACAGGACCTTCCCGAAGGTCGAGCGACGAAACTTCTGAAACGTGGCGAGTACAATCTGGCGACAGGGGATCCGCTCGTCCCCGATGTGCCCGCCATCATGGGGGCACTCCCCAAAGATGCTTCACGCAACCGTTTGGGATTCGCCCAATGGCTCACTTCGCGAGATCACCCGCTGGTCGCAAGAGTTCTGATCAATCGAATTTGGCAACGCACCTTCGGCGACGGTTTAGTTCGATCCCCCGAAGACTTTGGTCTCCAGGGGCAACAGCCGACTCACCCAGAATTGCTCGATTGGCTGGCCGTCGAATTGCAGGACAGTGGCTGGGATTTAAAACACATGCTGCGTTTAATGGTCAACAGTCGGACCTTCCGACAACAATCGAATTGGCGCACCGATCTGGATGACCCGGAAAACCGAATGTTTGCACGCGGCCCGAGCTACCGGCTTGATGCAGAAGTCTTGCGAGATTTGGCACTCTGGGCCAGTCAATTGCTTGACCCACATCGGGGCGGCGAGGGCGTCAAACCTTACCAACCCGGCGGCATGTGGCTGGCGATGGCTCACCCCGCCAGTAACACCAAAAAGTACCAGCGAGACAAAGGTCAACGTTTATATCGCCGCAGTCTCTATGTTTACTGGAAACGCACCAGCCCACATCCAATGATGACACTTTTCGACGCACCTGACCGCGAATCAAGCTGCGTGCGTCGCTCCCGAACCAGCACCTCGCTCCAGTCCCTCGGCTTGCTCAACGAAACCCAGCGAATCGAAATGGGTAGAAAACTAGCCGAACGCCTCATGAAAGAAGCCGATGACGATGATTCTCGCATCAACCTACTTTTCCTTTTATTGGCAAGTCGCTCTCCAGACTCGACCGAACAAACAGCTTGTCAAAATCTGCTCGGTCAGATGCGAAAACGATATCAAGATTCCGAAGCAGATGCTCTGGAACTGTTAACCATTGGCGATGCAAATCGTGACGAATCCTTGAAGCCCGCCGAACTGGCGGCTTGGACCCAACTCGCAGTGACCGTCCTTGCGAGTGATGCCGCGATCTTGCTCTATTAAACAAGATGTTGTTTCGAGTTGCACGACACGACAGAGCGATACCTGAGGAAGCAAAGATGACAAACCCAATTCGCGAATCAGAACTCATGATGACACGCCGACAATTGTTCGGTCGTTCCGCATTGGGCCTTGGCACAGCTGCGATGACGAGCCTGATGGGCAAGCAACTGTTCAGTGCCGACAACAACACACTGGATGGGATTCACCATCCGGCCAAAGCCAAACGTGTCATCTACCTGTTCATGAGTGGCGGCCCCAGCCATCATGATCTCTGGGATTACAAACCCAAAATGCAAGACATGTTTGGTGAGCAACTACCGAGCGAAATCCGAGACGGTCAACGTGTCACGGGCATGACAGCCAATCAGAAAAACGGACTCCCCCTCGCACCAACCAAATATAAATTCACCAAACAAGACAATAACGACCAAGGCGTTTGGGTCAGCGAACTATTGCCCCACACGGCCCGTGTCGCAAAAGAACTGTGCGTTGTCCACAGCACATTCACCGAAGCAATCAATCATGACCCGGCTATCACTTACATCCAGACGGGAAGCCAAATACCTGGCCGCCC
This genomic window from Pirellulaceae bacterium contains:
- a CDS encoding SUMF1/EgtB/PvdO family nonheme iron enzyme, translated to MAATDTYSLYNSEMSGTNGGISQNGSSGSFGYTVNSNRGENPVVYVSFYDALRYTNWLHNGQGTGNTETGAYTITDEGITNNSISRNPGATWFLPSEDEWYKAAYYDPTLNSNAGGYFD
- a CDS encoding PSD1 and planctomycete cytochrome C domain-containing protein; this translates as MKAYVYSLNVMMPHHAFRLLLPFFICLLLPSIRLTAAESQDQNEIDFSRQILPILSDKCFVCHGPDAQEEDSLRLDSMEAATADRGGYQAINPKHPDESELLTRIHSSDDPMPPEDAEKRLTEEERSLLTRWIKQGGQYAKHWAFVPPTKQLPEAQQNDDGSTIIDAYISQQLAPINIDLAPEADRATLARRASLVLTGLPPTPDALEAYLNDSSDSAYETFVDHLLEKPSYGEHQARYWLDAVRYGDTHGLHLDNRRGIFPYRDWVVRSLNENLPLDEFITWQLAGDLLPNATLAQKLATGFVRMNPSTSEGGALPEEFQAKNNFDRTETVGTVLLGMTLTCARCHTHKYDPITQTEYYQLFAFFNNTAESSMDGNAYIYGPTVKAPKDQTAWQQWHQLNKQRDELLANFETTSKTDRSTEETQKWENATPTQRLQSITAEDGPRSDHPLRAQATELAKAIAAAESEFTTSLVAQDLPEGRATKLLKRGEYNLATGDPLVPDVPAIMGALPKDASRNRLGFAQWLTSRDHPLVARVLINRIWQRTFGDGLVRSPEDFGLQGQQPTHPELLDWLAVELQDSGWDLKHMLRLMVNSRTFRQQSNWRTDLDDPENRMFARGPSYRLDAEVLRDLALWASQLLDPHRGGEGVKPYQPGGMWLAMAHPASNTKKYQRDKGQRLYRRSLYVYWKRTSPHPMMTLFDAPDRESSCVRRSRTSTSLQSLGLLNETQRIEMGRKLAERLMKEADDDDSRINLLFLLLASRSPDSTEQTACQNLLGQMRKRYQDSEADALELLTIGDANRDESLKPAELAAWTQLAVTVLASDAAILLY